Proteins encoded within one genomic window of candidate division WOR-3 bacterium:
- a CDS encoding prepilin-type N-terminal cleavage/methylation domain-containing protein: MKGRQGFTLMELLVVLLIIGILSTVALRTIDATRDRGLFDQTTKEMNQLVYALVGNPDLTYDGRRVDFGYYGDIEQLPTDLTALVQSTGDPAWKGPYLRLAAAIEDSSYLYDGWGVRYVINPNKGIITSNNGKYQMTVRIVDSVDQLWENAIVGTITDIDGAAPGDSTVTDLKVRMYYNNPNAHGGDDSVEVRPSAGGFYEISTDVPGITSVPIGLRKLVAFTPTEQLVRCVTVVPRSRTVVDFKFTSSFWNKLRMIGQPKLTADSSGFRIKLINDEPDPVTINWLTFSNTPVNAYMRDFYIDTDKAGYPIGPGLDGTGPDDTVNFAVPHTIAPFGAQEVEIAFLEFYVNENGTGAKVNVTGKMFQFRFSDGSEITVNP, translated from the coding sequence ATGAAGGGCAGACAGGGATTTACCTTGATGGAACTGCTGGTGGTGCTGCTCATCATCGGCATTCTGAGCACGGTCGCGCTCCGGACAATTGACGCAACCCGTGACCGGGGCCTATTCGACCAGACCACAAAAGAGATGAACCAGCTGGTGTACGCGCTGGTCGGCAATCCTGACCTGACGTACGACGGCCGGCGGGTTGACTTCGGATACTACGGAGACATTGAGCAATTGCCGACCGATCTGACAGCGCTCGTCCAGAGCACCGGCGACCCCGCGTGGAAAGGGCCGTACCTGCGGCTGGCGGCGGCAATTGAGGACTCGAGCTACCTGTATGACGGATGGGGAGTGCGCTACGTTATTAACCCGAACAAGGGTATCATCACTAGCAACAACGGGAAGTACCAGATGACCGTGAGGATAGTCGACTCCGTAGATCAACTGTGGGAGAATGCCATCGTCGGCACCATAACAGACATAGACGGCGCCGCTCCCGGTGATTCCACCGTTACGGATCTCAAGGTCAGGATGTACTACAACAATCCCAACGCCCACGGCGGTGACGATTCCGTCGAGGTCCGGCCCAGCGCCGGGGGATTCTACGAGATCTCAACCGATGTTCCCGGCATCACCTCGGTACCCATCGGCCTAAGAAAGCTGGTGGCATTTACGCCGACCGAGCAGTTGGTTCGGTGCGTAACCGTGGTGCCACGTTCCCGGACGGTCGTTGATTTCAAGTTCACATCGTCTTTCTGGAACAAGCTGCGCATGATTGGCCAGCCGAAATTGACGGCCGACAGCTCGGGTTTTCGAATCAAACTCATCAACGATGAGCCCGACCCTGTCACCATCAACTGGCTGACGTTCTCGAATACCCCCGTCAATGCGTACATGAGGGATTTCTACATTGACACGGACAAAGCCGGCTATCCGATTGGCCCCGGGCTAGACGGCACTGGTCCCGATGACACCGTCAATTTCGCGGTGCCGCACACTATCGCGCCGTTTGGAGCACAGGAAGTTGAGATCGCGTTCTTGGAGTTCTACGTCAATGAGAACGGTACCGGCGCAAAGGTCAACGTGACGGGCAAGATGTTTCAGTTCCGCTTTAGTGACGGCTCGGAGATAACCGTCAACCCTTGA
- the pilM gene encoding type IV pilus assembly protein PilM produces the protein MATGSISGNLFGGGGKGTLCIDIGSNSVKFVKMEGGRVTDYGFKEIGEAFDVPSILRELVKDYKPGEVFSFVSGPSVSLRQAPFPKMNRRELKDAIMLRLEKYSPFTVDEAILDFKALGPVREAGAIKDNVMVVAARKDIVSDHISTLRKAGLEPSGIGVIPFALQAAVKKYGKLKPDETVCLLDIGAEFTDMVFMKGERLDLARTITTAGNAVTEAMTVAITTEEGQLALDAYDAENMKRKFGLPSDDSTERLPSGIMVKRLATLQRPALERFVAEINRSIDYYRREFGETKIDRLLLCGGTAAMKGLREYIQTSLGITTQLFDPFKEGAIYKKGTAPEGEIGHRLVTALGLAYDHASVDLLPMEMKTGKFIARDIRLAVVGGVLWIGLLAVIYAMLAGSAQAKALEVSRLKRDLKATEDANKEYFALEVQVKDMEAKQRSLTAVVGEQIISVPVMAQVTRMVPNNVQLNSLALTGQKNVKMTGVVSADQFLLDIDLSQFMIDLENSPGFQQVQLVSKNRSSLQGESVLEFEIQCVTE, from the coding sequence TTGGCAACCGGTAGCATTTCTGGCAACCTGTTCGGCGGGGGCGGCAAAGGCACGCTCTGTATTGATATCGGTTCCAATTCGGTGAAGTTCGTGAAGATGGAAGGCGGCCGCGTCACCGATTACGGCTTCAAGGAGATCGGTGAGGCGTTCGACGTACCTTCAATTCTGCGCGAACTGGTCAAGGACTACAAACCCGGTGAGGTGTTCAGCTTCGTGTCCGGGCCGTCGGTGAGTCTGCGCCAGGCCCCGTTCCCGAAGATGAACCGCCGCGAGCTGAAGGACGCCATCATGCTCCGGCTGGAGAAGTACTCACCGTTCACCGTCGACGAGGCGATCCTCGACTTCAAGGCGCTGGGGCCCGTACGCGAGGCGGGCGCCATCAAGGACAACGTGATGGTGGTGGCCGCGCGCAAGGACATCGTTTCCGACCACATTTCGACCCTGCGCAAGGCCGGCCTCGAGCCTTCCGGCATCGGCGTCATTCCCTTTGCCCTCCAGGCGGCGGTGAAGAAATACGGCAAGCTGAAGCCGGACGAGACCGTCTGTCTGCTCGACATCGGCGCCGAGTTCACCGACATGGTGTTCATGAAGGGCGAGCGGCTTGACCTTGCCCGCACCATCACCACTGCCGGCAATGCCGTCACCGAAGCCATGACGGTTGCCATCACTACTGAGGAAGGGCAGCTGGCGCTTGACGCATACGACGCCGAAAACATGAAGCGGAAGTTCGGGCTGCCGTCGGATGATTCCACCGAGCGGCTGCCGTCCGGCATCATGGTGAAGCGGCTGGCGACCCTGCAGCGTCCTGCGCTCGAGCGGTTCGTGGCCGAAATCAACCGTTCCATCGACTACTACCGCCGCGAGTTCGGGGAGACCAAGATCGATCGGCTCCTGCTCTGCGGCGGCACCGCGGCGATGAAGGGCCTGCGCGAGTACATCCAGACCAGCCTCGGTATCACCACCCAACTCTTCGACCCGTTCAAAGAAGGCGCCATCTACAAGAAAGGTACGGCGCCCGAAGGTGAGATCGGCCACCGGCTGGTAACGGCGCTGGGTCTGGCCTATGACCACGCGTCGGTGGACCTGCTGCCGATGGAGATGAAGACCGGCAAGTTCATCGCCCGGGACATCAGGCTGGCGGTGGTGGGCGGAGTGCTGTGGATCGGTCTCCTCGCCGTGATCTACGCGATGCTGGCCGGCTCGGCTCAAGCCAAGGCGCTGGAGGTCAGCCGACTGAAGCGCGACCTGAAGGCGACCGAGGACGCGAACAAGGAGTACTTCGCGCTCGAGGTCCAGGTGAAGGATATGGAAGCGAAGCAGCGTAGCCTGACGGCGGTCGTCGGTGAGCAGATCATCTCGGTGCCGGTGATGGCTCAGGTTACGAGGATGGTCCCCAACAACGTCCAGCTCAATTCCCTGGCTTTGACCGGTCAGAAGAACGTGAAGATGACGGGTGTGGTGTCTGCCGACCAGTTCCTGCTCGACATCGACCTCTCCCAGTTCATGATTGACCTCGAAAACAGCCCCGGATTTCAGCAGGTTCAGCTTGTGTCCAAGAACCGGAGCTCGCTCCAGGGCGAATCGGTCCTGGAGTTCGAAATCCAGTGCGTAACGGAGTGA
- a CDS encoding AMIN domain-containing protein: protein MTRKTAIPFLAVLCLCSVLLAQEPVSVTDVAVDKLLENVRVTVVCSGNPNVSSYLSADPLALVVDVMGATSKLQQERIESAYYPVSGVKVEQSEAASGLRVTIGLRDPVEHRVTVENGLVVVELGLHPIAPTPVMVSEDQFAGKRLTLYVKDADLTDIIRMIASQFDLNILATQDVKSLVTVRLNDVPLRQGLDALLKAGLANMVVDKQGIIIVKPEKKEMFGETQTRLFPLDYVEAKDIVRVMKKVMSPVGEALAADRRLAAGGGSERSAYVMVSDIPEALERVAEFIAEYDRPIPQIVIEVKFVETMVNASDILGVEWKLGLAARAGAPAVGEDDAFPLIVPNGLLPGLSNAVIGRLDYSGLSAAMDFLQTRGNSRVLASPSTMTLDNHTATISMGTDVPLQELSTDPKTGLVLSTWRTRSVPIALEVTPHVTSDGRVSMRVKPSVEAITGWVGSSDNRQPIVSRRSAESHIVVGDGEVAVIGGLTRDEETKTIGKIPLLGDIPILGHLFRKTTINHTKSELIIFIIPRVVAPQIQTSQRPGKYFVD, encoded by the coding sequence ATGACCAGGAAAACAGCAATTCCATTCCTTGCAGTCCTCTGCCTCTGCTCGGTGCTGCTTGCGCAAGAGCCCGTCAGCGTCACTGACGTCGCGGTAGACAAGCTGCTCGAAAACGTCCGCGTAACCGTCGTCTGCAGCGGCAATCCCAACGTCAGTTCGTACCTCTCCGCCGACCCGCTGGCGCTGGTGGTAGACGTCATGGGCGCCACTTCCAAGCTCCAGCAGGAACGGATCGAATCGGCCTACTACCCGGTGAGCGGCGTGAAGGTCGAGCAGAGCGAAGCGGCATCGGGTCTGCGGGTGACAATCGGCCTGCGTGATCCGGTTGAGCACCGGGTGACGGTAGAGAACGGTCTGGTGGTCGTCGAACTGGGCCTCCACCCGATCGCGCCGACCCCGGTCATGGTGAGCGAGGACCAGTTTGCCGGCAAGCGGCTGACCCTCTACGTGAAAGACGCAGACCTGACCGACATAATCAGGATGATTGCCAGCCAGTTTGACCTGAATATCCTGGCGACGCAGGACGTGAAATCACTGGTCACCGTCCGCCTGAACGATGTGCCCCTGCGGCAGGGCCTGGACGCCCTGCTGAAGGCGGGTCTGGCCAATATGGTCGTGGACAAACAGGGCATTATCATCGTCAAGCCGGAGAAGAAGGAGATGTTCGGCGAGACCCAGACTCGCTTGTTCCCGCTCGACTACGTCGAGGCGAAGGACATTGTCAGGGTCATGAAGAAGGTGATGTCGCCGGTCGGTGAGGCACTGGCCGCGGACCGGAGGCTGGCTGCCGGAGGTGGTTCGGAGCGGTCTGCGTACGTCATGGTCAGCGACATCCCTGAGGCGCTCGAACGCGTCGCGGAGTTCATCGCCGAGTACGACCGCCCGATTCCTCAGATCGTGATCGAGGTCAAGTTTGTCGAGACTATGGTGAACGCCAGCGACATCCTCGGCGTCGAATGGAAACTGGGTCTTGCGGCCAGAGCGGGCGCTCCGGCCGTCGGTGAGGACGATGCGTTCCCGCTGATCGTTCCGAACGGCCTGCTGCCCGGACTCAGCAATGCCGTGATCGGCAGGCTCGACTACTCCGGACTCAGCGCGGCGATGGACTTTCTCCAGACTCGCGGCAACTCGCGGGTGCTGGCCAGTCCGAGCACGATGACGCTGGACAACCACACCGCTACGATCAGCATGGGTACCGACGTGCCGCTTCAGGAGTTAAGTACCGACCCCAAGACCGGGTTGGTACTGTCGACGTGGCGGACCCGGTCGGTGCCGATAGCGCTTGAGGTCACGCCGCACGTGACTTCCGACGGCAGGGTGAGCATGAGGGTCAAGCCGAGCGTTGAAGCGATAACCGGCTGGGTCGGGTCGTCCGACAACCGGCAGCCGATAGTCTCACGCCGTTCGGCCGAGTCTCACATCGTCGTGGGCGACGGCGAGGTAGCGGTGATCGGCGGTCTCACCCGAGACGAGGAAACCAAGACGATCGGGAAGATACCCCTGCTCGGCGACATCCCGATCCTGGGACACCTGTTCAGGAAGACCACTATCAACCACACGAAGAGTGAGCTGATCATATTCATCATTCCGCGTGTCGTAGCGCCACAGATTCAGACCTCCCAGCGACCTGGGAAGTACTTCGTAGACTGA
- a CDS encoding type IV pilus twitching motility protein PilT: MSIDELLRYAAKYGASDLHITVGNPPIIRVNGKLKKIPGPALSCDDSRELLYSILTDEQRAAVEQRRELDLSYTWGTCAPAGSLVVEYTTPERVRARVNVFMDMSGVGGAFRIITAKIRPLEELPAPDSVAELTRCPTGLVLVTGPTGCGKSTTLASMIDLIDQERQDRIITIEDPIEYIFKGQNCLISQREIGAHSRSFADALRACLREDPNVIFVGEMRDLETIQLALTAAETGHLVLSTLHTNNVAQTVDRVIDVFPADQHDYVRQIFANVIRGIISQTLLPRKDQRGRVAAMEVLIATPAVKNMIRESKSHQVASLVQTGVQHGMQTMDQCLSMLLHKGLITIETAYAVATDKKLFAPPEMQAESGTR, encoded by the coding sequence ATGAGCATTGACGAGCTGCTGCGCTACGCAGCGAAGTACGGAGCTTCCGACCTGCACATAACGGTCGGCAATCCGCCCATTATCCGGGTCAACGGTAAACTCAAGAAGATACCCGGCCCGGCCCTGTCGTGCGACGATTCCCGGGAGCTGCTCTATTCGATACTGACCGACGAGCAGCGGGCGGCGGTTGAGCAACGGCGCGAACTCGACCTGTCGTATACCTGGGGTACCTGTGCGCCGGCCGGCAGCCTCGTAGTCGAGTACACGACGCCGGAGCGGGTCCGCGCGCGGGTGAACGTCTTCATGGACATGTCGGGAGTCGGCGGGGCTTTCCGTATCATCACGGCCAAGATCCGGCCCCTGGAGGAACTCCCGGCGCCTGATTCGGTGGCAGAACTGACTCGCTGCCCGACCGGGCTCGTCCTCGTCACCGGCCCGACCGGCTGTGGCAAGTCAACGACGCTGGCAAGCATGATCGACCTGATTGACCAGGAGCGGCAGGACCGGATCATCACCATCGAAGACCCCATCGAGTACATCTTCAAGGGTCAGAACTGCCTGATCAGTCAGCGCGAGATCGGCGCCCACTCGCGGTCGTTCGCCGATGCGCTGCGGGCCTGCCTGCGCGAGGACCCGAACGTCATCTTCGTCGGTGAGATGCGCGACCTGGAGACCATCCAGCTGGCGCTGACCGCGGCCGAGACCGGCCACCTCGTTCTCTCGACGCTCCATACCAACAACGTGGCGCAGACCGTTGACCGGGTGATTGACGTCTTTCCCGCCGACCAGCACGACTACGTGCGGCAGATATTCGCGAACGTCATCCGCGGCATCATCTCCCAGACTCTCCTGCCGCGGAAGGACCAGCGCGGCCGGGTCGCGGCCATGGAGGTGCTCATCGCCACACCCGCAGTCAAGAACATGATCCGGGAAAGCAAATCGCACCAGGTCGCCTCGCTGGTCCAGACCGGTGTTCAGCACGGCATGCAGACCATGGACCAGTGCCTTTCCATGCTCCTGCACAAAGGGCTGATCACGATTGAGACCGCCTACGCGGTGGCAACCGACAAGAAGCTCTTCGCGCCGCCGGAGATGCAGGCC